A region from the Methylocella sp. genome encodes:
- a CDS encoding MFS transporter, translating to MSDPNIALDLPVKPADPVQAYSRRRWLVVAVLFLAVIAAFFDRISVAVLFTDVDFQNAAGTGFDPTRLSLLMTVFIFAYGVSGVLLSFMGDLYGPRRCLAVGTVVWGVSVALMGAATGLANMLICRLLLGIAEGPQFSLTNSVVKRWFPPKEQARANSIWMMGSPLGSAIGFPVIICIVSNFGWRIAFYVLAAFNLLVVLPAILLIIRDRPPGLHRAEPQAFPSKSGSYLANVGSFLRDKRFWLLVIFNSAALIYLWGLNSWLPSYLVKARHLNPYQTGIFSSLPFLFMFLGEVTGATVSDMIGRRAIVCFLALLLAGVGMYLVSIIPNAEGAGWMIAASAFCWGCGLPPLFALGAQIIPARSLHAGVGAYNGIGNIVGAFSPLIMGLLISRTGAFDAGIMFLVGAAALGSLAMLPLLRRY from the coding sequence TTGTCTGACCCCAATATCGCTTTGGATCTGCCGGTCAAGCCTGCTGACCCGGTGCAGGCCTATAGCCGTCGACGGTGGCTTGTCGTCGCCGTCCTATTTTTGGCGGTTATCGCGGCCTTCTTCGACCGCATCAGCGTGGCGGTCCTTTTCACTGACGTTGATTTTCAGAATGCGGCCGGAACCGGGTTCGATCCAACCCGCCTCAGCCTTTTGATGACGGTCTTCATCTTTGCATATGGCGTCTCGGGCGTCCTACTCAGTTTCATGGGCGACCTTTATGGCCCCCGGCGTTGCCTGGCGGTTGGAACCGTCGTCTGGGGAGTTTCTGTGGCGTTGATGGGGGCCGCTACCGGCCTCGCCAATATGCTTATCTGCCGCTTGCTGCTGGGCATTGCCGAAGGGCCGCAGTTCTCCCTCACCAACTCGGTCGTCAAGCGTTGGTTTCCGCCCAAGGAGCAAGCGCGAGCCAACTCCATCTGGATGATGGGTAGTCCGCTCGGCTCCGCCATCGGATTTCCGGTTATTATATGCATCGTTTCCAACTTCGGCTGGCGCATCGCCTTCTACGTCCTGGCCGCTTTCAACCTTCTTGTCGTGCTGCCTGCAATCCTATTGATCATTCGCGATCGTCCGCCGGGATTGCATCGCGCCGAGCCTCAAGCCTTCCCTTCCAAATCAGGCTCCTACTTGGCGAACGTCGGCAGCTTTTTGCGCGACAAGCGCTTCTGGCTCCTTGTCATCTTTAACTCGGCCGCGCTGATTTATTTGTGGGGACTGAACAGCTGGCTGCCGAGCTACCTCGTGAAGGCGCGCCATCTAAACCCCTACCAGACGGGTATATTCTCGTCGTTGCCTTTCCTCTTCATGTTTCTCGGCGAGGTGACTGGGGCAACAGTCTCTGACATGATTGGACGCCGCGCGATTGTTTGTTTCCTTGCGCTGCTCTTGGCGGGCGTCGGCATGTACCTGGTCTCCATTATCCCGAACGCAGAGGGGGCCGGATGGATGATAGCCGCGAGCGCGTTCTGTTGGGGATGCGGATTGCCGCCGCTCTTCGCTCTTGGCGCGCAGATCATCCCGGCGCGGTCGCTGCACGCTGGCGTCGGCGCTTACAACGGAATCGGGAACATCGTCGGCGCCTTTTCCCCTTTGATCATGGGGCTGCTCATTTCCCGAACCGGAGCCTTCGACGCCGGAATCATGTTTCTTGTCGGCGCCGCCGCGCTGGGTTCGTTGGCGATGCTCCCCCTCTTGCGGCGATATTGA